taaagttcaaagtcctagatacaatcatctagagatataaacccgagAATAACTCTCAGCTCAATAATGAACAACCAAGTTTCATAAAAATAcattttcacccagcactactgcgcaatataaacaacaaccACTCAAACAGGCTCTTATATCACGCTGATGTTGAATCGCAAGTCCACGACTACCGTATGCCACAACACCATGGCAACCAACAAGGGCCTCCCGCCAATCTTTCTTACGACTATCAAGATACTTTAATTTCCGAGCAATCCCCAGACTTCCAACTATTCAATCAGCCATCCTATGTCACGGAGGTAGGAAATCCAGGTGTTGCTACCGAAACAGACTTGATCCCgactcatcatcaactaTCACAGGAAGTGGAACAATCTCTCACGGATCCTCCATATTCAGCTCCAGAAATCGAGACATTGACTGATGACTACCCAAGCGCCTTTTATACTGCTCCAGTCCACGACAACATACTACCAAAAGGATCCTACGCCCATTATACTGAAAGCCAGCCTGCTCAATATGAAATGGCCCCATACGCGAATATGTCGCTCGATCCTGGTCATTCAAGTTCCTCCCAGTTAGCAACCTTTCCGACTTCACAGTGCCAAAGCTCATTTAAAAGAGGGCCTAGAGCCCGAGTATCTGATGATCTATTCCCGGAACAATGTTTAAGCCAAGGTCAGGTCTCTAAAGAGCCGACAGGAGATATCCAGTCAGAATATATACCTCGTTGCCAACTACCAGCGCAAAGCGGTGTTCTTAGGAACCCAGCGCTGCTACCAGACGCCCAAATTGATTCGAATTGGCCGCAAGCAATGATACCAAGAGTGCCGACTCCAGAATTCTCTGAGAGCCTGAAAAGCTTGCCAGCAACTGGGGGTGTACTAGCAAAGTTGGGCGCAAAAGCTTCCCAACGGAATATGCATAGGGCAAAAGCCGCCAAGAAAGGAAGTCAAAAGGCATTATGGTGTCCTTTTTGTCCCAAATGGTATCAATACCCTGGCGAATATAAACGCCATTTGAAGATTCGTAAGCAAGACAGGCCATTGAATTAACAATATTACTAACATTTGCTTCAAAGACACTCGTGAACGTCCATATAAATGCGCCTGGCGGGATTGCACTAAGACGTTTCCTCGAAAGGACAATCAGGAGCGCCACACCAAAAAATGTAAACACAAGCCAGCAGCCTCGGTTACAAGTGATGGTGTCGACGAGGTAAGTGACGTCGCGTGACATTATGGCACAGCGGTCGGACCTTGGCAAAGCTATAAAGTACCACAACTAACTTGCTTAGGGAATTTATTCGTTTTCACAAGGGCAATCTCCTCCAGATCCAGGACTACCTTCTCTACTGGGAGGCAAAGACTACCCTGATACGTCCACCAACTGGGACAACGGTCATGCCCTGGTAGACGGCGGGACCAATAATGCTCTCCAGCTGACCCAAACTAGCATTGATAGTGCTAATGCTCGAAACGATGAAAACTGCCAACTCACTTCATCTGATCCTAGTAAGGCGGTTTTGAAGATTACGGGTGATCTGAAATCGATGGGAGAGAACTGGTCAGAGCAGGACAAGGCCAAGCATCGTCGGATTGTTGTCTTCCACAGAACACGAAAGGGATCGACATTGAATACTACCTTCGAATTGTCGAGCATCAATAGTCAATCCGATGGCGGGGGACGCGTCTCGTGTATGTTGTGGGCTGCAAAAGGCGAGTTCTATATTACATCTTGCGAGATTATCCTCCTTGTCGAGTACCTTGTCGACACGAAAAAACCTTTTTCCCTACCAGAGAGGAACCTTATTCGCAGTACGTTGAGTAAGCTTGACCCGACTACGGTGTCCGAGAAAGATCCATGGAGCCAAGATTTCCATAAGATCATTATGGGATTCTCTGACCCCCAGCCCGTCGCCGTGCGAAAGAATAGTGTCAGGGTGCATCCATGGAACAAACTCGAATCTGCCCTCAAAACGATCGTCAAACTCTATGGCTTTAGCCTCGGCAGCACAAGAGAGAAACTTCAGCCTCCCCGATATCTTACGCCACGACCACAGATACTGAATAGTACTTCTCTTCATATGGGTCCTTCTCACCATGCACCATTGAGCAGTGCTTCATTTACCGGATTTCTCTCTTCAGTTGACCAGGCACCTCCTGCAGAAGATGCACACGAGACCCTACAACAAGACTGTGTGCCGCGAGTAGAAGCGGCCGCTCCGAGTTCGGCTAATGCAAATAGGATATACTCAGACATCGGTGAACGCCCACTGAAATACCAGGAGATGGATTGTAACAGGAtatctcagcctcaaacATACCTGACACACCTCCAAGGAACGCAAAACTTTCCTTCAACGCCGGAACTTGAGCTACCAGTATTGAGCACAAGCAATATCATCAGGGAGGTGAGTGGCGTAGCGGGCGTGATAGCGGGGCGGTGAAATTTTGGAAAGACTCTTACTTATCGTGACTAACATATATAGGTACATTCTGAGATTCCGCATCAAGCACGACCTGATCCAGACTCAAATCTGACTTCCCCCAAGAGTAAATCAAGCCTACCAGAGACATTCATTCACGACGAGTCCGACTCAGATTCAGCAGAGGGTACTATAGTCGTGGGGGCGAGACCAGGACAGGACAAACAGAATGCACCCACACTGCCTGTGGACAAACATATCGATGGAGTCGACGATACCTACAAGGATAATGAGGAGAAACCGCGAGGTAGTAAGCCCTCTGTCACAtacgatgacgatgactggGGCTATG
This genomic interval from Fusarium oxysporum f. sp. lycopersici 4287 chromosome 3, whole genome shotgun sequence contains the following:
- a CDS encoding hypothetical protein (At least one base has a quality score < 10) translates to MPQHHGNQQGPPANLSYDYQDTLISEQSPDFQLFNQPSYVTEVGNPGVATETDLIPTHHQLSQEVEQSLTDPPYSAPEIETLTDDYPSAFYTAPVHDNILPKGSYAHYTESQPAQYEMAPYANMSLDPGHSSSSQLATFPTSQCQSSFKRGPRARVSDDLFPEQCLSQGQVSKEPTGDIQSEYIPRCQLPAQSGVLRNPALLPDAQIDSNWPQAMIPRVPTPEFSESLKSLPATGGVLAKLGAKASQRNMHRAKAAKKGSQKALWCPFCPKWYQYPGEYKRHLKIHTRERPYKCAWRDCTKTFPRKDNQERHTKKCKHKPAASVTSDGVDEGIYSFSQGQSPPDPGLPSLLGGKDYPDTSTNWDNGHALVDGGTNNALQLTQTSIDSANARNDENCQLTSSDPSKAVLKITGDLKSMGENWSEQDKAKHRRIVVFHRTRKGSTLNTTFELSSINSQSDGGGRVSCMLWAAKGEFYITSCEIILLVEYLVDTKKPFSLPERNLIRSTLSKLDPTTVSEKDPWSQDFHKIIMGFSDPQPVAVRKNSVRVHPWNKLESALKTIVKLYGFSLGSTREKLQPPRYLTPRPQILNSTSLHMGPSHHAPLSSASFTGFLSSVDQAPPAEDAHETLQQDCVPRVEAAAPSSANANRIYSDIGERPLKYQEMDCNRISQPQTYLTHLQGTQNFPSTPELELPVLSTSNIIREVSGVAGVIAGR
- a CDS encoding hypothetical protein (At least one base has a quality score < 10); translated protein: MPQHHGNQQGPPANLSYDYQDTLISEQSPDFQLFNQPSYVTEVGNPGVATETDLIPTHHQLSQEVEQSLTDPPYSAPEIETLTDDYPSAFYTAPVHDNILPKGSYAHYTESQPAQYEMAPYANMSLDPGHSSSSQLATFPTSQCQSSFKRGPRARVSDDLFPEQCLSQGQVSKEPTGDIQSEYIPRCQLPAQSGVLRNPALLPDAQIDSNWPQAMIPRVPTPEFSESLKSLPATGGVLAKLGAKASQRNMHRAKAAKKGSQKALWCPFCPKWYQYPGEYKRHLKIHTRERPYKCAWRDCTKTFPRKDNQERHTKKCKHKPAASVTSDGVDEGIYSFSQGQSPPDPGLPSLLGGKDYPDTSTNWDNGHALVDGGTNNALQLTQTSIDSANARNDENCQLTSSDPSKAVLKITGDLKSMGENWSEQDKAKHRRIVVFHRTRKGSTLNTTFELSSINSQSDGGGRVSCMLWAAKGEFYITSCEIILLVEYLVDTKKPFSLPERNLIRSTLSKLDPTTVSEKDPWSQDFHKIIMGFSDPQPVAVRKNSVRVHPWNKLESALKTIVKLYGFSLGSTREKLQPPRYLTPRPQILNSTSLHMGPSHHAPLSSASFTGFLSSVDQAPPAEDAHETLQQDCVPRVEAAAPSSANANRIYSDIGERPLKYQEMDCNRISQPQTYLTHLQGTQNFPSTPELELPVLSTSNIIREVHSEIPHQARPDPDSNLTSPKSKSSLPETFIHDESDSDSAEGTIVVGARPGQDKQNAPTLPVDKHIDGVDDTYKDNEEKPRGSKPSVTYDDDDWGYAIADGKITIHCKNTLLTNFDREVPVRGMCPGVQRILDRIHELFLKGDIKEQQEVEAESEQIHIKGRTRPMTQRNISFSENTEQQQSSEVTYATIDELQKMLPESKGLDLSRISKSELDVILKAVQEVLNTIQQVLITSWIEEAEPAKQLLDEFQCYSTYEWH
- a CDS encoding hypothetical protein (At least one base has a quality score < 10), which produces MPQHHGNQQGPPANLSYDYQDTLISEQSPDFQLFNQPSYVTEVGNPGVATETDLIPTHHQLSQEVEQSLTDPPYSAPEIETLTDDYPSAFYTAPVHDNILPKGSYAHYTESQPAQYEMAPYANMSLDPGHSSSSQLATFPTSQCQSSFKRGPRARVSDDLFPEQCLSQGQVSKEPTGDIQSEYIPRCQLPAQSGVLRNPALLPDAQIDSNWPQAMIPRVPTPEFSESLKSLPATGGVLAKLGAKASQRNMHRAKAAKKGSQKALWCPFCPKWYQYPGEYKRHLKIHTRERPYKCAWRDCTKTFPRKDNQERHTKKCKHKPAASVTSDGVDEGIYSFSQGQSPPDPGLPSLLGGKDYPDTSTNWDNGHALVDGGTNNALQLTQTSIDSANARNDENCQLTSSDPSKAVLKITGDLKSMGENWSEQDKAKHRRIVVFHRTRKGSTLNTTFELSSINSQSDGGGRVSCMLWAAKGEFYITSCEIILLVEYLVDTKKPFSLPERNLIRSTLSKLDPTTVSEKDPWSQDFHKIIMGFSDPQPVAVRKNSVRVHPWNKLESALKTIVKLYGFSLGSTREKLQPPRYLTPRPQILNSTSLHMGPSHHAPLSSASFTGFLSSVDQAPPAEDAHETLQQDCVPRVEAAAPSSANANRIYSDIGERPLKYQEMDCNRISQPQTYLTHLQGTQNFPSTPELELPVLSTSNIIRESKSSLPETFIHDESDSDSAEGTIVVGARPGQDKQNAPTLPVDKHIDGVDDTYKDNEEKPRGSKPSVTYDDDDWGYAIADGKITIHCKNTLLTNFDREVPVRGMCPGVQRILDRIHELFLKGDIKEQQEVEAESEQIHIKGRTRPMTQRNISFSENTEQQQSSEVTYATIDELQKMLPESKGLDLSRISKSELDVILKAVQEVLNTIQQVLITSWIEEAEPAKQLLDEFQCYSTYEWH
- a CDS encoding hypothetical protein (At least one base has a quality score < 10); its protein translation is MPQHHGNQQGPPANLSYDYQDTLISEQSPDFQLFNQPSYVTEEVEQSLTDPPYSAPEIETLTDDYPSAFYTAPVHDNILPKGSYAHYTESQPAQYEMAPYANMSLDPGHSSSSQLATFPTSQCQSSFKRGPRARVSDDLFPEQCLSQGQVSKEPTGDIQSEYIPRCQLPAQSGVLRNPALLPDAQIDSNWPQAMIPRVPTPEFSESLKSLPATGGVLAKLGAKASQRNMHRAKAAKKGSQKALWCPFCPKWYQYPGEYKRHLKIHTRERPYKCAWRDCTKTFPRKDNQERHTKKCKHKPAASVTSDGVDEGIYSFSQGQSPPDPGLPSLLGGKDYPDTSTNWDNGHALVDGGTNNALQLTQTSIDSANARNDENCQLTSSDPSKAVLKITGDLKSMGENWSEQDKAKHRRIVVFHRTRKGSTLNTTFELSSINSQSDGGGRVSCMLWAAKGEFYITSCEIILLVEYLVDTKKPFSLPERNLIRSTLSKLDPTTVSEKDPWSQDFHKIIMGFSDPQPVAVRKNSVRVHPWNKLESALKTIVKLYGFSLGSTREKLQPPRYLTPRPQILNSTSLHMGPSHHAPLSSASFTGFLSSVDQAPPAEDAHETLQQDCVPRVEAAAPSSANANRIYSDIGERPLKYQEMDCNRISQPQTYLTHLQGTQNFPSTPELELPVLSTSNIIREVHSEIPHQARPDPDSNLTSPKSKSSLPETFIHDESDSDSAEGTIVVGARPGQDKQNAPTLPVDKHIDGVDDTYKDNEEKPRGSKPSVTYDDDDWGYAIADGKITIHCKNTLLTNFDREVPVRGMCPGVQRILDRIHELFLKGDIKEQQEVEAESEQIHIKGRTRPMTQRNISFSENTEQQQSSEVTYATIDELQKMLPESKGLDLSRISKSELDVILKAVQEVLNTIQQVLITSWIEEAEPAKQLLDEFQCYSTYEWH